In the Drosophila gunungcola strain Sukarami unplaced genomic scaffold, Dgunungcola_SK_2 000001F, whole genome shotgun sequence genome, one interval contains:
- the LOC128261715 gene encoding sodium/hydrogen exchanger 3 isoform X16, with translation MSNRTEQDYDSATPALQQQMNLARRACWRRNQSSSTQLPPQNTITITREAASRLELVNPEIAKQIDAEAQPPRDETKTRLEPQTATATRNTKWASDWRGILGKRMLLICALVLILGLVQGRPNTSAVGVASAKDAVTQLNLPMDVDVGLDPTQSAKLPRSEALKSSDQDAESGEAHKMERYPLSSVDFARVKTPFIIGIWILSASIAKIGFHMTPKLHLIFPESCLLIVVGVVIGVVLYFCTDVAVSPLTPNTFFFYMLPPIILDAGYFMPNRLFFDNLGTILLMAVVGTIFNIATIGGSLYACGRMGIYGEGETPNLMDVFLFASLISAVDPVAVLAVFEEIHVNEILYIVVFGESLLNDAVTVVMYHMMESYNEIGLDKIIAQDIASGVGSFFVVALGGTAIGIIWGFLTGLVTRFTDHVRVIEPIFIFVMAYLAYLNAEIFHMSGILAITFCGITMKNYVESNISQKSHTTVKYALKMLSSSAETIIFMFLGVATVNNMHVWNTWFVVLTIAFCSVFRVIGVILLSALANRFRLHKLSRVDQFVMSYGGLRGAVAFALVLLVDENVVKQKNMFVTTTIAVIYFTVFLQGITIKPLVKILNVKRANKRKPTMNERIHERFMDHLMAGIEDIVGKTGNYNVRDKFKRFDNRFIRPLLIRDLKGAEPKIIETYSKLTMRDAMEVMRRNPSTIGQMTGTESMSALFRNYTNNYIGGRWAPPTIYTTCPSLTNLDNTCSRNLDMAELDYNPSKKDLTDARIHHLLAEELKPYRRHRRLSYSRHAVDDRDLSTQVNYKMQMNFRRMFNDRKHHKRSKRGASNKEAKENVKQNHVSFHDFQQNGTTKQLTNGTESNSNHSRKKSYRKRHTHNSLNKYRRLEIDYINNVLNETAEECQQNPNEINVVGPSDDWDDGLTFTAKSSLAEHPIPEEDRNLSRESDGERRVATPTATESQLPWKRQGDECTDAVQQNEFPAWASNKEYLAYNSPSATFLGLFRRESSSSKAGSVGIGSTGAVDTAASGSVDPMVVPMSTQPPNAPSTSMHNPRLDKRSQSISSGSLGAGAHQLGTDGHSGPFPVTASHRRNVRRGSMLELSGDTIPEESSYQHGHSKSLCEPADSDDWEGAPLSTAAAGEANSERMMRLSGREPLLPRPSNTPRAQIRRMNAGAVGGAAVSQAGRKNQVTKALLDYEDSETDSEENDDDDDDDDEDEDFDSYDDENIVVTTFTTPATGRRSGSSPGSGSEANATTMTTTTTSIRLTRNNDESII, from the exons ATGAGCAATCGCACGGAGCAGGATTACGACAGTGCCACTCCGGCGCTGCAACAGCAGATGAATCTGGCCCGAAGAGCCTGCTGGAGGCGGAACCAATCCTCCAGCACTCAGTTACCCCCCCAaaatacaattacaattaccaGAGAGGCAGCCAGTCGCCTGGAGTTAGTTAATCCCGAGATTGCGAAACAAATCGATGCAGAAGCTCAACCACCGAGAGATGAAACCAAAACAAGATTAGAACCACAAACTGCAACCGCAACACGCAACACAAAATGGGCATCCGACTGGCGGGGGATTCTCGGCAAAAGGATGCTGCTCATCTGCGCCTTAGTCCTGATCCTTGGACTCGTCCAGGGGCGGCCCAACACGAGTGCTGTGGGCGTGGCGTCGGCCAAGGATGCAGTCACCCAACTTAAT CTGCCCATGGACGTGGATGTGGGTCTGGATCCAACACAATCGGCAAAATTGCCTCGTTCGGAGGCACTGAAATCCAGCGACCAGGATGCGGAAAGCGGCGAAGCGCACAAGATGGAAAGGTATCCACTCTCCAGCGTGGATTTTGCCCGGGTAAAGACGCCTTTCATCATCGGAATCTGGATTTTATCTGCCAGTATAGCCAAAATCG GTTTCCATATGACGCCCAAACTGCATCTTATATTTCCGGAGTCGTGCCTGCTGATTGTCGTGGGCGTGGTCATTGGGGTGGTGCTCTATTTTTGCACCGACGTCGCCGTCTCCCCGCTGACCCCCAACACCTTCTTCTTTTATATGCTGCCACCGATTATCCTGGACGCCGGATACTTTATGCCCAATCGATTGTTCTTCGACAACCTGGGCACCATCCTGCTGATGGCGGTGGTCGGAACCATCTTCAACATAGCCACCATCG GTGGCTCGTTGTACGCCTGCGGAAGGATGGGCATTTACGGGGAGGGCGAGACTCCGAATCTGATGGACGTATTTCTGTTTGCCTCCCTCATATCCGCCGTGGATCCGGTGGCTGTTTTGGCCGTGTTCGAGGAGATACACGTCAACGAGATCCTGTACATTGTCGTCTTTGGCGAGTCCTTGCTGAATGATGCCGTTACG GTTGTGATGTACCACATGATGGAGTCCTACAATGAAATTGGTTTGGATAAAATCATCGCCCAGGACATTGCCAGCGGTGTGGGTTCCTTCTTCGtggttgcactaggtggcactGCCATAG GCATCATCTGGGGCTTTCTAACTGGTCTGGTGACCCGATTCACAGATCATGTGCGTGTCATAGAACccattttcatatttgtaaTGGCTTACTTGGCCTATCTCAATGCGGAAATCTTTCACATGAGCGGCATTTTAGC CATCACTTTCTGTGGTATAACGATGAAAAATTATGTGGAATCGAATATCTCACAAAAGTCGCATACGACTGTTAAATATGCCTTGAAGATGTTGTCCAGTTCGGCGGAGACCATTATCTTTATGTTCCTGGGCGTGGCCACTGTGAACAATATGCACGTATGGAATACGTGGTTTGTGGTGCTGACCATTGCCTTCTGCTCTGTGTTTCGTGTTAttg GTGTCATCTTGCTTTCGGCCCTGGCAAATCGCTTCCGCCTGCACAAGTTGTCCAGGGTGGATCAGTTTGTGATGTCCTACGGCGGATTGCGTGGTGCTGTGGCCTTTGCCCTGGTCCTCCTGGTCGACGAGAATGTGGTCAAGCAGAAGAACATGTTTGTTACCACCACGATAGCTGTGATTTACTTTACTGTCTTCCTGCAAGGCATCACCATCAAGCCGCTGGTCAAGATCCTCAATGTGAAGCGGGCCAACAAACGCAAGCCAACCATGAACGAGCGCATTCATGAGAGG TTTATGGATCACTTGATGGCGGGCATTGAGGATATTGTGGGCAAGACAGGAAACTATAATGTGCGTGATAAGTTCAAGCGTTTCGACAATCGCTTCATTCGCCCGCTGCTGATCAGAGATCTCAAG GGCGCTGAACCGAAGATCATTGAGACGTACTCCAAACTGACCATGCGCGATGCCATGGAGGTGATGAGGCGGAATCCATCCACCATTGGCCAGATGACGGGCACCGAATCGATGAGCGCCCTGTTCCGGAATTATACCAATAACTATATTGGGGGCAGGTGGGCACCGCCAACCATATACACCACATG TCCCAGTCTGACAAATCTAGACAATACCTGTTCGCGTAATCTGGACATGGCTGAGCTGGATTATAATCCATCCAAGAAGGATCTGACTGATGCCAGGATCCATCATCTGTTGGCCGAAGAACTGAAGCCTTATAGAAGG CACCGTCGTCTTAGTTATAGCCGACACGCAGTAGATGACAGAGATTTGTCAACCCAG GTCAattacaaaatgcaaatgaactTCAGGCGCATGTTCAATGATCGCAAACATCACAAACGCAGCAAACGTGGGGCCAGCAATAAG GAGGCCAAGGAGAACGTTAAGCAGAATCATGTCTCGTTTCACGATTTTCAACAGAACGGCACCACCAAGCAGCTCACCAATGGTACGGAATCGAATTCAAACCATTCACGAAAAAAATCTTACAGAAAAAGACATACTCACAATTCACTTAACAAATATCGTAGATTAGAAATAG ACTATATTAACAATGTGCTTAATGAAACAGCCGAGGAGTGCCAACAGAATCCCAACGAGATCAATGTTGTTGGCCCCAGCGACGATTGGGATGATGGCCTGACCTTCACCGCCAAGTCATCAC TGGCCGAGCATCCCATTCCCGAGGAGGATCGCAATTTGTCCCGCGAATCCGACGGAGAGAGGCgtgtggccacgcccaccgccacGGAATCCCAGCTGCCGTGGAAGCGCCAGGGTGACGAATGCACGGATGCAGTGCAGCAGAACGAGTTCCCGGCTTGGGCCTCGAACAAGGAGTACTTGGCCTACAATTCCCCCAGTGCAACATTCCTAG GTCTCTTCCGGCGTGAGAGTTCCAGTTCGAAGGCCGGAAGCGTAGGCATCGGCAGCACAGGGGCCGTGGACACCGCCGCCAGTGGCTCCGTGGATCCGATGGTTGTGCCCATGTCCACCCAACCGCCCAACGCTCCGTCGACGTCGATGCACAATCCGCGGCTGGACAAGCGCTCCCAGTCGATATCGTCCGGTTCGCTGGGTGCCGGAGCCCATCAGCTCGGTACGGATGGTCACTCCGGTCCATTTCCGGTCACGGCCAGTCACCGGCGTAATGTGCGCAGGGGCTCCATGCTGGAGCTGAGCGG AGACACAATACCCGAGGAGTCGTCGTACCAGCATGGACACTCCAAGTCCTTGTGCGAGCCGGCGGATTCGGATGACTGGGAGGGAGCACCACTttccaccgccgccgccggcgAGGCCAACAGCGAGCGAATGATGCGACTGAGCGGCAGGGAGCCGctcctgccacgcccctccAACACACCACGCGCCCAGATCCGTCGCATGAATGCGGGAGCGGTGGGCGGAGCAGCTGTTAGCCAGGCGGGCCGCAAAAACCAAGTGACAAAGGCCCTCTTGGACTACGAGGATTCCGAAACGGACTCCGAGGAgaatgatgacgatgacgatgacgatgatgaggaCGAGGACTTTGATTCGTACGACGATGAGAACATTGTGGTCACCACCTTTACGACACCGGCCACGGGCAGGAGATCGGGTTCCAGTCCGGGTTCAGGATCGGAAGCCAACGCCACCAccatgacgacgacgacgacaagcATTCGGCTGACCCGCAATAACGACGAGAGCATCATTTGA
- the LOC128261715 gene encoding sodium/hydrogen exchanger 3 isoform X13: MSNRTEQDYDSATPALQQQMNLARRACWRRNQSSSTQLPPQNTITITREAASRLELVNPEIAKQIDAEAQPPRDETKTRLEPQTATATRNTKWASDWRGILGKRMLLICALVLILGLVQGRPNTSAVGVASAKDAVTQLNLPMDVDVGLDPTQSAKLPRSEALKSSDQDAESGEAHKMERYPLSSVDFARVKTPFIIGIWILSASIAKIGFHMTPKLHLIFPESCLLIVVGVVIGVVLYFCTDVAVSPLTPNTFFFYMLPPIILDAGYFMPNRLFFDNLGTILLMAVVGTIFNIATIGGSLYACGRMGIYGEGETPNLMDVFLFASLISAVDPVAVLAVFEEIHVNEILYIVVFGESLLNDAVTVVMYHMMESYNEIGLDKIIAQDIASGVGSFFVVALGGTAIGIIWGFLTGLVTRFTDHVRVIEPIFIFVMAYLAYLNAEIFHMSGILAITFCGITMKNYVESNISQKSHTTVKYALKMLSSSAETIIFMFLGVATVNNMHVWNTWFVVLTIAFCSVFRVIGVILLSALANRFRLHKLSRVDQFVMSYGGLRGAVAFALVLLVDENVVKQKNMFVTTTIAVIYFTVFLQGITIKPLVKILNVKRANKRKPTMNERIHERFMDHLMAGIEDIVGKTGNYNVRDKFKRFDNRFIRPLLIRDLKGAEPKIIETYSKLTMRDAMEVMRRNPSTIGQMTGTESMSALFRNYTNNYIGGRWAPPTIYTTCPSLTNLDNTCSRNLDMAELDYNPSKKDLTDARIHHLLAEELKPYRRASIQMHRRLSYSRHAVDDRDLSTQVNYKMQMNFRRMFNDRKHHKRSKRGASNKEAKENVKQNHVSFHDFQQNGTTKQLTNDYINNVLNETAEECQQNPNEINVVGPSDDWDDGLTFTAKSSPDSDRANNNSLIAHIQNLPGFDASKARIVVQHYAPRVDDSPETDLDSPDQAVGPTAAELILPWRRDRSYQSIVAEHPIPEEDRNLSRESDGERRVATPTATESQLPWKRQGDECTDAVQQNEFPAWASNKEYLAYNSPSATFLGGINKPKQPKSVIGLFRRESSSSKAGSVGIGSTGAVDTAASGSVDPMVVPMSTQPPNAPSTSMHNPRLDKRSQSISSGSLGAGAHQLGTDGHSGPFPVTASHRRNVRRGSMLELSGDTIPEESSYQHGHSKSLCEPADSDDWEGAPLSTAAAGEANSERMMRLSGREPLLPRPSNTPRAQIRRMNAGAVGGAAVSQAGRKNQVTKALLDYEDSETDSEENDDDDDDDDEDEDFDSYDDENIVVTTFTTPATGRRSGSSPGSGSEANATTMTTTTTSIRLTRNNDESII, translated from the exons ATGAGCAATCGCACGGAGCAGGATTACGACAGTGCCACTCCGGCGCTGCAACAGCAGATGAATCTGGCCCGAAGAGCCTGCTGGAGGCGGAACCAATCCTCCAGCACTCAGTTACCCCCCCAaaatacaattacaattaccaGAGAGGCAGCCAGTCGCCTGGAGTTAGTTAATCCCGAGATTGCGAAACAAATCGATGCAGAAGCTCAACCACCGAGAGATGAAACCAAAACAAGATTAGAACCACAAACTGCAACCGCAACACGCAACACAAAATGGGCATCCGACTGGCGGGGGATTCTCGGCAAAAGGATGCTGCTCATCTGCGCCTTAGTCCTGATCCTTGGACTCGTCCAGGGGCGGCCCAACACGAGTGCTGTGGGCGTGGCGTCGGCCAAGGATGCAGTCACCCAACTTAAT CTGCCCATGGACGTGGATGTGGGTCTGGATCCAACACAATCGGCAAAATTGCCTCGTTCGGAGGCACTGAAATCCAGCGACCAGGATGCGGAAAGCGGCGAAGCGCACAAGATGGAAAGGTATCCACTCTCCAGCGTGGATTTTGCCCGGGTAAAGACGCCTTTCATCATCGGAATCTGGATTTTATCTGCCAGTATAGCCAAAATCG GTTTCCATATGACGCCCAAACTGCATCTTATATTTCCGGAGTCGTGCCTGCTGATTGTCGTGGGCGTGGTCATTGGGGTGGTGCTCTATTTTTGCACCGACGTCGCCGTCTCCCCGCTGACCCCCAACACCTTCTTCTTTTATATGCTGCCACCGATTATCCTGGACGCCGGATACTTTATGCCCAATCGATTGTTCTTCGACAACCTGGGCACCATCCTGCTGATGGCGGTGGTCGGAACCATCTTCAACATAGCCACCATCG GTGGCTCGTTGTACGCCTGCGGAAGGATGGGCATTTACGGGGAGGGCGAGACTCCGAATCTGATGGACGTATTTCTGTTTGCCTCCCTCATATCCGCCGTGGATCCGGTGGCTGTTTTGGCCGTGTTCGAGGAGATACACGTCAACGAGATCCTGTACATTGTCGTCTTTGGCGAGTCCTTGCTGAATGATGCCGTTACG GTTGTGATGTACCACATGATGGAGTCCTACAATGAAATTGGTTTGGATAAAATCATCGCCCAGGACATTGCCAGCGGTGTGGGTTCCTTCTTCGtggttgcactaggtggcactGCCATAG GCATCATCTGGGGCTTTCTAACTGGTCTGGTGACCCGATTCACAGATCATGTGCGTGTCATAGAACccattttcatatttgtaaTGGCTTACTTGGCCTATCTCAATGCGGAAATCTTTCACATGAGCGGCATTTTAGC CATCACTTTCTGTGGTATAACGATGAAAAATTATGTGGAATCGAATATCTCACAAAAGTCGCATACGACTGTTAAATATGCCTTGAAGATGTTGTCCAGTTCGGCGGAGACCATTATCTTTATGTTCCTGGGCGTGGCCACTGTGAACAATATGCACGTATGGAATACGTGGTTTGTGGTGCTGACCATTGCCTTCTGCTCTGTGTTTCGTGTTAttg GTGTCATCTTGCTTTCGGCCCTGGCAAATCGCTTCCGCCTGCACAAGTTGTCCAGGGTGGATCAGTTTGTGATGTCCTACGGCGGATTGCGTGGTGCTGTGGCCTTTGCCCTGGTCCTCCTGGTCGACGAGAATGTGGTCAAGCAGAAGAACATGTTTGTTACCACCACGATAGCTGTGATTTACTTTACTGTCTTCCTGCAAGGCATCACCATCAAGCCGCTGGTCAAGATCCTCAATGTGAAGCGGGCCAACAAACGCAAGCCAACCATGAACGAGCGCATTCATGAGAGG TTTATGGATCACTTGATGGCGGGCATTGAGGATATTGTGGGCAAGACAGGAAACTATAATGTGCGTGATAAGTTCAAGCGTTTCGACAATCGCTTCATTCGCCCGCTGCTGATCAGAGATCTCAAG GGCGCTGAACCGAAGATCATTGAGACGTACTCCAAACTGACCATGCGCGATGCCATGGAGGTGATGAGGCGGAATCCATCCACCATTGGCCAGATGACGGGCACCGAATCGATGAGCGCCCTGTTCCGGAATTATACCAATAACTATATTGGGGGCAGGTGGGCACCGCCAACCATATACACCACATG TCCCAGTCTGACAAATCTAGACAATACCTGTTCGCGTAATCTGGACATGGCTGAGCTGGATTATAATCCATCCAAGAAGGATCTGACTGATGCCAGGATCCATCATCTGTTGGCCGAAGAACTGAAGCCTTATAGAAGG GCCTCAATACAAATG CACCGTCGTCTTAGTTATAGCCGACACGCAGTAGATGACAGAGATTTGTCAACCCAG GTCAattacaaaatgcaaatgaactTCAGGCGCATGTTCAATGATCGCAAACATCACAAACGCAGCAAACGTGGGGCCAGCAATAAG GAGGCCAAGGAGAACGTTAAGCAGAATCATGTCTCGTTTCACGATTTTCAACAGAACGGCACCACCAAGCAGCTCACCAATG ACTATATTAACAATGTGCTTAATGAAACAGCCGAGGAGTGCCAACAGAATCCCAACGAGATCAATGTTGTTGGCCCCAGCGACGATTGGGATGATGGCCTGACCTTCACCGCCAAGTCATCAC CTGACTCGGATCGTGCCAATAACAATTCCCTGATAGCCCACATCCAAAACCTGCCGGGCTTCGATGCCTCCAAGGCGCGTATCGTCGTCCAGCATTATGCGCCCAGGGTCGACGACAGTCCGGAAACAGATCTAGATTCGCCGGACCAGGCTGTTGGGCCCACGGCCGCCGAATTGATATTGCCGTGGCGGCGGGATCGTTCATACCAGAGCATTG TGGCCGAGCATCCCATTCCCGAGGAGGATCGCAATTTGTCCCGCGAATCCGACGGAGAGAGGCgtgtggccacgcccaccgccacGGAATCCCAGCTGCCGTGGAAGCGCCAGGGTGACGAATGCACGGATGCAGTGCAGCAGAACGAGTTCCCGGCTTGGGCCTCGAACAAGGAGTACTTGGCCTACAATTCCCCCAGTGCAACATTCCTAG GTGGTATAAACAAGCCTAAACAGCCCAAGTCCGTCATAGGTCTCTTCCGGCGTGAGAGTTCCAGTTCGAAGGCCGGAAGCGTAGGCATCGGCAGCACAGGGGCCGTGGACACCGCCGCCAGTGGCTCCGTGGATCCGATGGTTGTGCCCATGTCCACCCAACCGCCCAACGCTCCGTCGACGTCGATGCACAATCCGCGGCTGGACAAGCGCTCCCAGTCGATATCGTCCGGTTCGCTGGGTGCCGGAGCCCATCAGCTCGGTACGGATGGTCACTCCGGTCCATTTCCGGTCACGGCCAGTCACCGGCGTAATGTGCGCAGGGGCTCCATGCTGGAGCTGAGCGG AGACACAATACCCGAGGAGTCGTCGTACCAGCATGGACACTCCAAGTCCTTGTGCGAGCCGGCGGATTCGGATGACTGGGAGGGAGCACCACTttccaccgccgccgccggcgAGGCCAACAGCGAGCGAATGATGCGACTGAGCGGCAGGGAGCCGctcctgccacgcccctccAACACACCACGCGCCCAGATCCGTCGCATGAATGCGGGAGCGGTGGGCGGAGCAGCTGTTAGCCAGGCGGGCCGCAAAAACCAAGTGACAAAGGCCCTCTTGGACTACGAGGATTCCGAAACGGACTCCGAGGAgaatgatgacgatgacgatgacgatgatgaggaCGAGGACTTTGATTCGTACGACGATGAGAACATTGTGGTCACCACCTTTACGACACCGGCCACGGGCAGGAGATCGGGTTCCAGTCCGGGTTCAGGATCGGAAGCCAACGCCACCAccatgacgacgacgacgacaagcATTCGGCTGACCCGCAATAACGACGAGAGCATCATTTGA